A section of the Candidatus Palauibacter scopulicola genome encodes:
- a CDS encoding NACHT domain-containing protein codes for MNGERPWGQEDLLRRLAGAVAGRRLPQSLLVHGPEGVGKRTLALWLARALQCEAVETGDGPCEACRSCRMAARLEHPDIHFHFPMPRPKRAASRAKLREAIETQRHERLALLREDLHARLDPDAVTGLYVAAVENIRDQASRRPAMTRRSVFVIEDAERMVPQSASPEAANAFLKLLEEPPPFAYIVLTSSRPDALLPTIRSRTVPLRVAPLPTERVAAYVAEHLGVDDDDRARGVARRAGGAVYRARTLVDAEAGESEAAADGLLAAALDGTPQARYRAASRYSARGARGELEPALEALRIRLRDMLCVAAGAADAALDPGRTKKSVGAGSRDARGTVGGPAEGAVLEALGAVDAAVEGVGRNLNPQATTALLLEGMSAAFAGRSTGRTAGTPQFAGVLRSL; via the coding sequence ATGAACGGCGAGCGTCCGTGGGGACAGGAAGACCTCCTGCGGCGCCTGGCCGGGGCCGTCGCGGGCCGGAGACTGCCGCAGTCGCTCCTCGTCCACGGCCCGGAGGGCGTCGGCAAGCGGACGCTGGCCCTGTGGCTCGCGCGCGCGCTCCAGTGCGAGGCGGTCGAGACCGGGGATGGACCCTGCGAAGCGTGCCGGAGCTGTCGCATGGCGGCGCGGCTCGAGCACCCGGACATCCACTTCCACTTCCCGATGCCGCGCCCGAAGCGAGCCGCCTCGCGGGCGAAGTTGAGAGAGGCCATCGAGACGCAGCGACACGAGCGTCTCGCGCTCCTGCGGGAGGATCTCCACGCGCGGCTGGACCCGGACGCGGTCACGGGGCTCTATGTGGCCGCCGTGGAGAATATCCGGGACCAGGCATCGCGGCGACCCGCGATGACGCGCAGGTCCGTATTCGTGATCGAGGACGCGGAACGGATGGTGCCGCAGAGTGCCAGCCCCGAGGCGGCGAACGCCTTCCTCAAGCTCCTGGAGGAACCGCCACCCTTCGCCTACATCGTGCTCACGAGCAGCCGCCCGGACGCGCTTCTGCCGACGATCCGGTCCCGCACGGTGCCGCTCCGCGTGGCGCCGCTGCCGACCGAACGCGTGGCGGCCTACGTGGCGGAACACCTCGGCGTTGACGATGACGACCGGGCGCGCGGGGTGGCGCGGCGGGCCGGCGGCGCCGTCTACCGGGCCCGCACGCTCGTCGACGCCGAAGCCGGCGAATCGGAGGCCGCCGCGGACGGTCTGCTGGCCGCCGCCCTCGACGGCACCCCGCAGGCACGCTACCGCGCCGCGTCCCGCTACTCCGCCCGTGGCGCGCGCGGGGAGTTGGAGCCTGCGCTCGAGGCGCTGCGCATCCGCCTGCGGGACATGCTCTGCGTCGCCGCGGGAGCCGCCGACGCGGCACTCGATCCGGGGCGCACGAAGAAGTCCGTCGGAGCGGGAAGCCGCGACGCCCGGGGAACCGTCGGAGGCCCCGCGGAGGGAGCGGTCCTCGAAGCCCTCGGGGCCGTCGATGCGGCGGTGGAAGGGGTGGGCCGCAACCTGAATCCGCAGGCGACGACGGCCCTCCTGCTCGAGGGGATGAGCGCGGCCTTCGCCGGCCGCTCCACTGGCCGAACGGCGGGAACACCGCAGTTTGCGGGGGTACTCAGAAGTCTGTGA
- a CDS encoding 4-hydroxythreonine-4-phosphate dehydrogenase PdxA gives MTHMPRLGITLGDPRGVGPEVTAAALSSFSARDGIEAVLVGPRSLGEVEDRLEGVPRETVGDWDPAGGEGLAGLLSARAIERAVAMARTGEIDGIVTAPISKTALRAAGYAHPGHTEFLQELAGAHEVTMMMSAERTPLGGSLRLALLTAHLPLRDVPSVLDADLFARRSGIAIEALRVWWGIERPRVAFAGLNPHAGEGGLFGDEEIEVFAPALARLAGDPALDILGVFPGDTVFLKALSGEADLVVTPYHDVGLAVLKTIAMNEGVNVTAGLPFPRTSPDHGTAMDIAGRGVADPGAMRAAIDLCARFCAARAVAT, from the coding sequence ATGACCCACATGCCGCGCCTCGGGATCACGCTGGGGGATCCGCGCGGGGTCGGGCCGGAGGTGACCGCGGCGGCGCTCTCCTCGTTCTCGGCCCGGGACGGGATCGAAGCGGTCCTCGTGGGGCCGCGGTCGCTCGGCGAGGTGGAGGACCGACTCGAGGGAGTGCCCCGGGAGACGGTGGGAGACTGGGACCCCGCGGGCGGCGAGGGGCTCGCGGGCCTGCTCTCGGCGCGGGCCATCGAACGGGCCGTCGCGATGGCGCGGACGGGGGAGATCGACGGGATCGTCACGGCTCCGATCAGCAAGACCGCCCTGCGGGCCGCGGGGTACGCGCACCCGGGGCATACGGAGTTCCTCCAGGAGTTGGCCGGAGCGCACGAGGTCACGATGATGATGTCCGCCGAGCGCACGCCCCTCGGAGGATCCCTGCGCCTGGCGCTCCTCACCGCGCACCTTCCCCTGCGCGACGTCCCCTCGGTGCTCGACGCGGACCTCTTCGCGCGCCGATCCGGGATCGCGATCGAAGCCCTGCGCGTCTGGTGGGGGATCGAACGGCCCCGTGTCGCCTTCGCGGGTCTCAATCCGCACGCGGGCGAAGGCGGACTGTTCGGCGACGAGGAGATCGAGGTGTTCGCGCCGGCGCTCGCCCGGCTCGCGGGCGACCCCGCGCTCGACATCCTCGGCGTCTTCCCCGGAGACACCGTCTTCCTGAAGGCGCTCTCGGGAGAGGCGGATCTCGTCGTGACGCCCTACCACGATGTGGGCCTCGCCGTGCTGAAGACGATCGCGATGAACGAAGGCGTGAACGTGACGGCCGGGCTTCCCTTCCCGCGCACTTCTCCGGATCACGGCACGGCCATGGATATCGCGGGCCGCGGGGTCGCGGACCCGGGGGCGATGCGGGCCGCGATCGACCTCTGCGCCCGGTTCTGCGCGGCGCGGGCCGTCGCGACATGA
- the moaC gene encoding cyclic pyranopterin monophosphate synthase MoaC: MDGLTHLDPDGRVRMVDVGEKPLTRRVAVAEGRIRMRRATLDAIQAGEIEKGEALAVARLAAIQGAKAASTLVPLCHPIPLDAVDVDLEAEETPPGYRLSVRASAEWRTGVEMEAMAGVAAGLLALYDMCKAIDRGMALGPIRLLEKRGGRSGAWTVDAE; the protein is encoded by the coding sequence GTGGACGGACTCACACATCTGGACCCGGACGGCCGGGTGCGAATGGTCGACGTGGGGGAGAAGCCGCTCACCCGACGCGTGGCCGTGGCCGAGGGCCGGATCCGAATGCGCCGGGCAACGCTCGATGCCATCCAGGCGGGCGAGATCGAGAAGGGAGAGGCGCTCGCCGTGGCCCGTCTCGCGGCGATCCAGGGAGCCAAGGCGGCGTCCACGCTCGTGCCGCTCTGCCATCCGATCCCGCTCGACGCGGTCGACGTCGACCTCGAAGCGGAGGAGACGCCGCCCGGCTACCGGCTCAGCGTGCGGGCCTCGGCGGAGTGGCGCACGGGCGTCGAGATGGAGGCGATGGCCGGCGTCGCCGCGGGCCTGCTTGCCCTGTACGACATGTGCAAGGCGATCGACCGGGGCATGGCGCTGGGGCCGATTCGACTCCTCGAGAAGCGCGGCGGACGATCCGGCGCCTGGACGGTGGACGCGGAGTGA
- a CDS encoding peptidoglycan DD-metalloendopeptidase family protein, with protein sequence MAHPSPGGGVQCRAWKARIVAAVSVAVATIPAWTAPASAIAQESPDVRRRLDESQARLEVIREERQRLRRELAGIAGQVSGDSAELVNIERQIDASASLMAEFDVQVLALSDRLTAMTREMLLTRDELTARRVVLRARLRDIYKRGPLRTVEVLLSSRSFSDLLNRYRYLRDVAVFDRMLLEDVRELEGRLVEQRGGLSREGDRIAGVRAEHLREYDELERLEWERQERLRRFADRRDEAQSTLARLATEEAELRALIGGLEERRRAAERAAGSASVSSLTTGDLGRLAWPVEGELLWRFGPEREGRTTIPREGIGIAAPRGTPVNAVDRGTVASVAARASGHTVILDHGGGFYSSYQKLRDVSVREGQPVGEGQPIGHVGGDATRPHIEFQIYEPGAVGPRAVDPVRWLRGRP encoded by the coding sequence ATGGCCCATCCTAGTCCGGGCGGGGGCGTGCAATGCCGCGCGTGGAAGGCGCGGATCGTTGCGGCCGTGAGCGTCGCCGTCGCGACGATCCCGGCGTGGACCGCGCCGGCTTCCGCGATCGCGCAGGAGTCGCCGGATGTGCGGCGCCGCCTCGACGAGAGCCAGGCGCGGCTGGAGGTCATCCGCGAGGAGCGGCAGCGGCTGCGCCGGGAACTCGCGGGGATCGCCGGGCAGGTCAGCGGCGACTCGGCCGAACTCGTGAACATCGAACGCCAGATCGACGCGTCGGCGAGCCTCATGGCCGAGTTCGACGTTCAAGTGCTCGCGCTCTCCGACCGGCTCACGGCCATGACGCGCGAGATGCTGCTCACGCGCGACGAACTCACGGCGCGCCGGGTCGTGCTGAGGGCGCGGCTCCGCGACATCTACAAGCGCGGCCCCCTCCGCACCGTCGAGGTGCTCCTCTCCTCGAGGTCCTTCTCGGACCTGCTCAATCGCTACCGGTACCTTCGCGATGTCGCCGTCTTCGACCGCATGCTCCTGGAGGACGTGAGGGAACTCGAAGGCAGGCTCGTGGAGCAGCGCGGCGGGTTGAGCCGGGAAGGCGACCGAATCGCCGGCGTACGGGCGGAGCACCTCCGGGAATACGACGAGCTCGAGAGGCTGGAGTGGGAGCGGCAGGAGCGGTTGCGCCGCTTCGCCGACCGACGCGACGAGGCGCAGTCGACGCTGGCCCGGCTGGCGACGGAAGAGGCCGAGCTTCGCGCGCTCATCGGAGGCCTGGAAGAACGACGCCGCGCGGCGGAACGCGCGGCGGGGTCGGCGTCCGTCTCATCGCTGACGACCGGGGATCTCGGTCGCCTCGCCTGGCCGGTCGAGGGCGAGCTCCTGTGGCGCTTCGGGCCCGAGCGGGAAGGACGCACGACGATCCCGCGCGAAGGGATCGGCATCGCGGCCCCGCGCGGCACGCCCGTGAACGCGGTGGACCGCGGCACCGTCGCTTCCGTGGCGGCACGCGCCTCGGGACATACGGTGATCCTCGATCACGGAGGAGGCTTCTACTCGTCCTATCAGAAGCTCCGCGACGTCAGCGTGCGCGAGGGACAGCCGGTCGGCGAGGGACAGCCGATCGGACACGTGGGCGGGGACGCCACCCGGCCGCACATCGAGTTCCAGATCTACGAGCCGGGGGCGGTGGGGCCCCGCGCGGTGGATCCGGTCCGGTGGCTGCGGGGCCGCCCATGA
- a CDS encoding nucleotide sugar dehydrogenase — protein sequence MNHREALRKKIESGEARVGVLGLGYVGLPVVTAFSGAGFRTLGFDIDERVVRRVRRGDSHIGDVPARAVAAVVESGLLDATTDFGRLAEMDAVIICVPTPLGKTGDPDVSHILDALGHIRAGLQPGQLIVLESTTWPGTTRELLQPELEQGGLNVGEEFFLAFSPERVDPGNPTYTFTNTAKVVGGLTAACRELAAGLYERVIDEVVSVSSPEVAELTKLLENTFRAVNIGLVNEMAVIADRLGIDIGEVVEAAATKPYGFMRFTPGPGLGGHCLPIDPQYLAWKMRTLQYRTRFIELAAEVNAEMPRYVVDRVAQALNRHRLPLNGSSVLLLGVAYKPGVGDVRESPALDVIELLRRQGSEVSYHDPFVPRLALEGGDLESQPLTPELLASSHATVVITDHPQVDYGLVLEQARIVVDTRNGLPKGAGEPVEPSGAVLYPLSGPPRERSAPDLKPIAGVDPGRGEAIPLDELARRYRMSAGDQP from the coding sequence GTGAACCACAGAGAGGCGCTACGGAAGAAGATCGAGTCGGGCGAAGCCCGGGTGGGCGTGCTCGGGCTGGGCTATGTCGGTCTTCCCGTCGTCACGGCGTTTTCCGGAGCCGGCTTCCGGACGCTGGGGTTCGACATCGACGAGCGTGTCGTGCGGCGGGTGCGGCGGGGCGATTCCCACATCGGCGATGTTCCGGCGCGGGCCGTCGCCGCCGTCGTCGAGAGCGGCCTTCTCGATGCGACGACGGACTTCGGACGTCTCGCGGAGATGGACGCCGTCATCATCTGCGTTCCCACGCCGCTCGGGAAGACCGGAGACCCGGACGTTTCCCACATTCTCGACGCGCTCGGGCACATCCGGGCCGGCCTCCAGCCCGGCCAGCTCATCGTCCTCGAGTCAACCACCTGGCCGGGCACGACCCGGGAACTCCTGCAGCCGGAACTCGAACAGGGCGGACTTAACGTGGGGGAGGAGTTCTTCCTCGCCTTCAGCCCCGAGCGCGTCGACCCGGGTAATCCCACCTACACGTTCACGAACACGGCGAAGGTCGTGGGCGGACTGACCGCCGCATGTCGCGAACTCGCCGCCGGTCTGTACGAACGGGTCATCGACGAGGTCGTGAGCGTTTCGTCACCGGAGGTCGCGGAACTCACGAAGCTGCTGGAGAACACCTTCCGTGCGGTGAACATCGGTCTCGTGAACGAGATGGCGGTCATCGCGGATCGTCTGGGGATCGACATCGGCGAGGTCGTAGAGGCCGCGGCGACGAAACCATACGGCTTCATGCGTTTCACGCCCGGCCCCGGCCTGGGCGGCCACTGCCTCCCGATCGACCCGCAGTACCTCGCCTGGAAGATGCGGACGCTCCAGTACCGGACCCGCTTCATTGAACTCGCCGCCGAGGTCAACGCGGAGATGCCGCGCTACGTCGTGGACCGCGTCGCGCAGGCGCTCAACCGGCATCGACTGCCGCTGAACGGCAGCTCGGTCCTGCTGCTGGGCGTCGCCTACAAGCCGGGCGTCGGCGATGTCCGCGAGAGTCCGGCGCTCGACGTCATCGAGCTTCTGCGCCGGCAGGGCTCCGAGGTCTCATACCACGATCCGTTCGTACCGCGACTGGCGCTCGAGGGCGGAGATCTCGAATCGCAGCCCCTGACGCCGGAGTTGCTCGCATCGAGTCACGCGACGGTCGTCATCACGGATCACCCGCAGGTGGACTACGGTCTCGTGCTCGAGCAGGCGCGGATCGTCGTCGACACGCGTAACGGACTGCCGAAGGGGGCCGGCGAGCCCGTGGAGCCGAGCGGGGCGGTCCTCTATCCGCTCTCCGGCCCGCCGCGCGAACGTTCAGCGCCGGATCTCAAGCCGATCGCCGGGGTGGATCCGGGTCGAGGAGAGGCGATTCCACTCGATGAGCTCGCGCGTCGATACCGAATGTCGGCGGGCGATCAGCCATAG
- the ftsE gene encoding cell division ATP-binding protein FtsE, protein MIWLRDVSKAYPRSGDALRGVSFRLRKGEFAFLTGPSGAGKSTVLELIHFQTRPTEGEVQVSRYNSRRVRRRDIPALRRRVGFVFQDFKLLERLTAAENVAFALEVIGTPRREIAGRVQRLLSQVGLAARARSRPSELSGGEQQRVAVARALATEPRILLADEPTGNLDPDAAGGVFELFRMLNRLGTAVLMATHDADFVRRHAGIRQLELEDGRLVRDSAA, encoded by the coding sequence ATGATCTGGCTGAGGGATGTCTCGAAGGCCTATCCGCGCTCCGGAGACGCACTGCGGGGGGTTTCGTTCCGTCTCCGGAAGGGGGAGTTCGCCTTCCTCACGGGACCGTCGGGGGCCGGCAAGTCGACGGTGCTCGAACTGATCCACTTCCAGACCCGGCCGACCGAGGGCGAGGTGCAGGTCTCGCGCTACAACTCGAGGCGGGTCCGCCGCCGGGACATCCCCGCGCTGCGGCGGCGCGTGGGGTTCGTGTTCCAGGACTTCAAGCTGCTGGAACGGCTGACGGCGGCGGAAAACGTGGCCTTCGCGCTCGAGGTCATCGGGACGCCGCGGCGCGAGATCGCCGGGCGCGTCCAGCGGCTGCTGAGCCAGGTCGGGCTCGCGGCCCGCGCCCGCTCGAGACCCTCGGAACTCTCCGGCGGGGAGCAGCAGCGCGTCGCGGTGGCGCGCGCGCTCGCCACCGAACCGCGGATCCTCCTCGCGGACGAGCCCACGGGCAACCTCGATCCCGACGCCGCCGGGGGGGTGTTCGAGTTGTTCCGGATGCTGAACCGCCTCGGCACGGCCGTGCTCATGGCGACACACGACGCGGATTTCGTGCGCCGGCACGCCGGGATCCGCCAACTTGAACTGGAGGACGGGCGACTCGTCCGCGATTCCGCCGCGTGA
- a CDS encoding permease-like cell division protein FtsX, whose translation MRAVREAIAGFRRTPLLCALSTGAVGLSLVILGLFGLVAHNVGGAIGDVERRVEVVGYLLDDAGPEQVRAARRELEALPAVESVRYVSKDEALERARRDLVEFSDVYGELRVNPLPASFHLRLREGFRTPETVSETAGALAAYPFIEEARFGDEWVERLFTLRSAAAGIALALGGGFALVAVLLIVTTVRMAVLARGEEIEIMQIVGAREGYIQRPFLLEGAVTGLAGGLLALGVTRLAYAVFPARFAAVESLAWLPHSWTAAGVAAAAALGLLAAAFSVHREVGRVYGPS comes from the coding sequence GTGAGAGCCGTGCGCGAGGCGATCGCCGGCTTTCGGCGCACCCCCCTGCTGTGCGCCCTTTCCACCGGAGCGGTGGGGCTCAGCCTCGTGATCCTCGGTCTCTTCGGGCTCGTCGCGCACAATGTCGGAGGGGCGATCGGCGACGTGGAACGCCGCGTGGAGGTCGTCGGGTACCTGCTTGACGACGCCGGTCCGGAACAGGTGCGGGCCGCCCGGCGGGAGTTGGAGGCGCTCCCTGCGGTGGAGTCGGTGCGCTACGTCTCGAAGGACGAGGCGCTGGAACGGGCCCGGCGCGATCTCGTGGAGTTCTCCGACGTCTACGGGGAACTGCGGGTGAACCCGCTTCCCGCCTCGTTTCACCTCAGGTTGCGGGAGGGCTTCCGCACGCCGGAGACGGTGTCGGAGACGGCGGGCGCGCTCGCGGCGTATCCGTTCATCGAAGAGGCGCGCTTCGGAGACGAGTGGGTGGAGCGGCTCTTCACGCTGCGGAGCGCGGCGGCGGGGATCGCCCTCGCCCTGGGCGGCGGGTTCGCGCTGGTCGCCGTGCTCCTGATCGTCACGACGGTGCGCATGGCCGTCCTCGCGCGCGGCGAAGAGATCGAGATCATGCAGATCGTGGGCGCGCGGGAAGGCTACATCCAGCGGCCCTTCCTCCTCGAAGGGGCGGTGACGGGGCTCGCGGGCGGGCTGCTCGCGCTCGGCGTCACGCGGCTCGCGTACGCCGTCTTCCCCGCGCGTTTCGCGGCCGTCGAATCTCTCGCGTGGCTCCCGCATTCCTGGACCGCGGCGGGCGTCGCCGCCGCCGCCGCGCTCGGCCTGCTCGCCGCCGCCTTCTCCGTGCACCGTGAAGTGGGACGGGTGTATGGCCCATCCTAG
- a CDS encoding LysM peptidoglycan-binding domain-containing protein, translated as MTNRSSGSRFRARLHWAGPVLGALVLHGCAFTQRTVDRGPVPATANVEPGAVEAGRADPSEATPEPADAAAPAPDDEWMPEDPLVPDPVDETGAGPTAAEIDRAVREMLGGDPLGLVHDGEDPRVFKLEMNERVQSWVHYFQTVIGERFANYLGRKTRYEPMIRRKLREAGLPQDLIYLALIESGMNPNAYSRASAVGLWQFIAGTGRQYGLEISYWIDERRDPEKATDAAVRHLKDLYDEFGSWYLAAAGYNGGPNRVRRGLRTVPGATFWDLADRRLLRRETRDYVPKIIAAAMIGHDPARYGFPDPERETMPEYVKVRVPDATSFDVLAEVAGTDEATINLLNPEFPRDVTPPHREVEVRVPVEGAARFAARYAAVPEDERVTWTFHTVQRGHTLGWIGQQYGVSVAALRAANGNVNPRRLQIGQQLVVPRSARASGASIARSSSARPISARTNAEGTTVVTVQRGQTLGVIAQRYGVSVAALRAANGNVNPRRLQVGQELLVPRAGRAGTASAGAASDGAGPVTIVVRPGDSLWLIARRHSVSTRELIEWNRLSSTRIHPGDRLEIRR; from the coding sequence ATGACCAATCGATCGTCAGGAAGCCGCTTCCGCGCGCGCCTTCACTGGGCCGGTCCGGTGCTCGGGGCGCTCGTGCTGCACGGTTGCGCGTTCACGCAGCGTACGGTCGACCGGGGCCCGGTCCCGGCGACCGCGAACGTCGAGCCGGGGGCGGTCGAGGCCGGCCGGGCGGACCCGTCCGAAGCGACCCCGGAACCGGCAGACGCCGCCGCGCCGGCGCCGGACGACGAGTGGATGCCGGAGGACCCGCTCGTGCCGGATCCCGTAGACGAAACGGGTGCCGGGCCGACCGCGGCGGAGATCGACCGGGCCGTCCGCGAGATGCTCGGCGGCGACCCCCTGGGATTGGTCCACGACGGAGAGGATCCGCGCGTCTTCAAGCTCGAGATGAACGAGCGCGTCCAATCGTGGGTCCACTACTTCCAGACCGTCATCGGCGAGCGCTTCGCGAACTACCTCGGCCGCAAGACGCGCTACGAGCCCATGATCCGCCGGAAGCTCCGCGAGGCGGGGCTGCCGCAGGACCTCATCTACCTCGCGCTCATCGAGAGCGGGATGAACCCGAACGCGTACAGCCGCGCGAGCGCGGTGGGCCTCTGGCAGTTCATCGCGGGTACGGGACGCCAGTACGGCCTCGAGATCTCCTACTGGATCGACGAACGAAGGGATCCGGAGAAGGCCACGGACGCCGCGGTTCGGCACCTCAAGGACCTGTACGACGAGTTCGGCTCCTGGTACCTCGCGGCGGCGGGCTACAACGGGGGGCCGAACCGGGTCCGCCGCGGGCTTCGCACCGTGCCGGGCGCGACGTTCTGGGATCTCGCCGACCGCCGTCTGCTGCGGCGCGAGACGCGGGACTACGTGCCGAAGATCATCGCGGCGGCCATGATCGGACACGATCCCGCCCGTTACGGGTTCCCGGATCCGGAGCGGGAGACGATGCCGGAGTACGTGAAGGTGCGCGTGCCCGACGCGACGAGCTTCGACGTCCTGGCCGAGGTCGCCGGGACCGACGAGGCGACGATCAACCTCCTCAACCCCGAGTTTCCGCGCGACGTGACCCCTCCGCACCGCGAGGTCGAGGTACGGGTCCCGGTCGAGGGCGCGGCCCGGTTCGCGGCGCGGTATGCGGCCGTGCCGGAGGATGAGCGGGTGACCTGGACGTTCCACACGGTCCAGCGCGGTCACACGCTGGGGTGGATCGGACAGCAGTACGGGGTGTCGGTGGCGGCGCTGCGCGCGGCGAACGGCAACGTGAATCCGCGTCGCCTGCAGATCGGCCAGCAACTCGTGGTTCCCCGCTCGGCGCGGGCCTCCGGCGCATCGATTGCGCGGAGTTCGAGCGCCCGTCCGATCTCCGCGCGGACGAATGCCGAGGGGACGACCGTCGTCACGGTGCAGCGCGGGCAGACGCTGGGCGTGATCGCACAGCGTTACGGCGTGTCGGTGGCGGCGTTGCGGGCCGCGAACGGCAACGTGAATCCGCGTCGCCTGCAGGTCGGCCAGGAGCTGCTGGTGCCGCGGGCCGGGCGCGCCGGAACGGCGTCCGCCGGGGCCGCGAGCGACGGCGCCGGGCCTGTGACGATCGTGGTCCGGCCCGGCGACTCGCTATGGCTGATCGCCCGCCGACATTCGGTATCGACGCGCGAGCTCATCGAGTGGAATCGCCTCTCCTCGACCCGGATCCACCCCGGCGATCGGCTTGAGATCCGGCGCTGA
- a CDS encoding peptidylprolyl isomerase, which yields MIEINGGMKAFRAGACLLAAVFALGAPLSGLQENEPAASDTVAVTEFPSGVASLDRIVAVVGDTAILMSDIQVTLYQLQARGARVPLEGTEGWETFAREVLDAMIDDLIYLQEARNAGITVPEGRVTEMADAYFAETRANFSSDEEMMLAVEETGMNMLQFRQMQRSQAQAEGMRQAYRIELEQRDDLPPVIVSEEEVEAAFEEFAQNQPPRPALVSFNRLVVTPNPSGDARDSVLARTIRVQNDFANDEEFSVLARRHSDDDGTREQGGELGWMNRELLVKPFGDAAWGARPGQTVGPVQTQFGLHFIKIERQRGAERFLRHILLRPEITEEDIEEARTLAIQVADSLRAGTDPERLVALFRGRVADEAIRFDDVSLASLVSQFTGAGAESGLTAPTPGTVYGPLPMERGGPTEFGLVHVLQFRPEGPIELNDVRDQIRQSLRTRKQIDIILQEVRSNTYIDVRF from the coding sequence GTGATCGAAATCAATGGTGGAATGAAGGCCTTCCGGGCCGGGGCCTGCCTGCTCGCCGCGGTGTTCGCCCTCGGCGCGCCGCTCTCCGGGCTGCAGGAGAACGAACCCGCGGCGTCCGACACCGTGGCGGTGACGGAGTTTCCCTCCGGCGTGGCCTCGCTCGACAGGATCGTGGCCGTGGTCGGCGACACGGCGATACTCATGTCCGATATCCAGGTCACGCTCTACCAGCTGCAGGCCCGCGGCGCGCGCGTTCCGCTCGAAGGGACCGAAGGCTGGGAGACGTTCGCCCGCGAAGTGCTCGATGCGATGATCGACGATCTCATCTATCTCCAGGAGGCGAGGAACGCGGGCATTACGGTGCCCGAGGGCCGCGTCACGGAGATGGCGGACGCCTACTTCGCCGAGACGCGGGCCAACTTCTCCTCCGACGAGGAGATGATGCTGGCGGTGGAAGAGACGGGCATGAACATGCTCCAGTTCCGCCAGATGCAGCGCTCGCAGGCGCAAGCGGAGGGCATGCGCCAGGCCTACCGGATCGAACTCGAGCAGCGCGACGACCTGCCGCCGGTCATCGTGAGCGAGGAAGAGGTCGAAGCCGCCTTCGAGGAGTTCGCGCAGAACCAGCCGCCCCGCCCGGCGCTCGTCTCGTTCAACCGGCTCGTGGTCACGCCGAATCCGAGCGGAGACGCGCGGGACAGCGTTCTGGCGCGCACCATTCGCGTGCAGAACGATTTCGCGAACGACGAGGAGTTCTCGGTCCTCGCCCGCCGCCATTCCGACGACGACGGTACCCGGGAGCAGGGCGGCGAGTTGGGCTGGATGAACCGGGAACTGCTCGTGAAGCCCTTCGGCGACGCCGCCTGGGGGGCGCGCCCCGGCCAGACGGTGGGGCCGGTGCAGACGCAGTTCGGGCTCCACTTCATCAAGATCGAGCGCCAGCGCGGGGCGGAGCGCTTTCTGCGTCACATCCTCCTGCGCCCCGAGATCACGGAGGAAGACATCGAGGAGGCCCGGACGCTCGCGATCCAGGTCGCGGACAGCCTGCGGGCGGGCACCGACCCGGAACGGCTCGTGGCCCTGTTCCGCGGACGGGTGGCCGACGAGGCGATCCGCTTCGACGACGTCTCGCTCGCGAGCCTGGTCAGCCAGTTCACGGGTGCGGGCGCCGAATCCGGACTCACCGCCCCGACGCCCGGCACGGTGTACGGGCCGCTGCCGATGGAGCGCGGCGGTCCCACCGAGTTCGGGCTCGTCCACGTCCTGCAGTTCCGTCCCGAGGGTCCGATCGAGCTCAACGACGTGCGGGACCAGATCCGGCAGAGCCTCCGAACCCGCAAGCAGATCGACATCATCCTCCAGGAAGTGCGTTCCAACACCTATATCGATGTGAGATTCTGA